The following coding sequences are from one Streptomyces sp. NBC_01294 window:
- a CDS encoding heavy-metal-associated domain-containing protein, which produces MTAETDTQTTTVYRVTGMTCGHCEGAVTNEISALPGVATVKAVAATGEVTVVSAAPLADEDVRAAVDEAGYEFAGQV; this is translated from the coding sequence ATGACCGCCGAGACGGACACCCAGACCACCACCGTCTACCGGGTGACCGGCATGACCTGCGGACACTGCGAGGGCGCGGTGACCAACGAGATCTCCGCCCTGCCGGGCGTCGCCACGGTCAAGGCCGTCGCCGCCACCGGCGAGGTCACCGTGGTCTCCGCCGCCCCGCTCGCGGACGAGGACGTCCGCGCCGCCGTGGACGAGGCCGGCTACGAGTTCGCCGGACAGGTCTGA
- a CDS encoding helix-turn-helix transcriptional regulator: MSDRQLWSYKEIAAHIRVQPDTVRSYRKHGLLPPPDHVEGGKPYWYAETVRAWVARRPGNRGRREE, translated from the coding sequence ATGAGCGACCGACAGCTGTGGTCGTACAAGGAGATCGCGGCCCACATCCGGGTCCAGCCGGACACCGTGCGCTCCTACCGCAAGCACGGGCTCCTCCCCCCTCCCGACCACGTGGAGGGCGGCAAGCCCTACTGGTACGCCGAAACCGTGCGTGCCTGGGTGGCCCGCAGGCCCGGCAACCGGGGCCGCCGCGAGGAGTGA
- a CDS encoding citrate synthase, whose protein sequence is MSDNSVVLRYADGEYTYPVVESTVGDQGFDISKLRAQTGLVTLDSGYGNTAAYKSAITYLDGEQGILRYRGYPIEQLAERSTFIEVAYLLINGELPTVDQLASFRNDITQHTLLHEDVKRFYDGFPRDAHPMAMLSSVVSALSTFYQDSHNPFDETQRNLSTIRLLAKLPTIAAYAYKKSVGHPVVYPRNDLGYVENFLRMTFSVPAQEYDLDPVVVAALDKLLILHADHEQNCSTSTVRLVGSSQANMFASISAGISALWGPLHGGANQSVLEMLEGIKNDGGDVDAFIRKVKNKEDGVRLMGFGHRVYKSFDPRAKIIKAAAHDVLSSLGKSDELLDIALKLEEHALADEYFVSRNLYPNVDFYTGLIYRAMGFPTEMFTVLFALGRLPGWIAQWHEMIKEPGSRIGRPRQIYTGEVLRDFVPVEAR, encoded by the coding sequence GTGAGCGACAACTCTGTAGTACTCCGGTACGCGGACGGTGAATACACCTACCCGGTGGTCGAGAGCACCGTCGGTGACCAGGGCTTCGACATCTCGAAGCTGCGGGCCCAGACCGGGCTCGTCACCTTGGACAGTGGCTACGGCAACACCGCCGCCTACAAGTCCGCGATTACCTACCTCGACGGCGAGCAGGGCATCCTGCGCTACCGCGGCTACCCGATCGAGCAGCTGGCCGAGCGTTCGACCTTCATCGAGGTCGCGTACCTGCTGATCAACGGTGAGCTGCCGACCGTCGACCAGCTCGCGTCGTTCCGCAACGACATCACCCAGCACACGCTGCTGCACGAGGACGTGAAGCGCTTCTACGACGGCTTCCCGCGTGACGCGCACCCGATGGCGATGCTGTCCTCCGTGGTCAGCGCGCTGTCGACGTTCTACCAGGACAGTCACAACCCGTTCGACGAGACGCAGCGCAACCTCTCGACGATCCGGCTGCTGGCCAAGCTCCCGACGATCGCGGCCTACGCGTACAAGAAGTCGGTCGGCCACCCGGTGGTCTACCCGCGCAACGACCTCGGCTACGTCGAGAACTTCCTGCGCATGACCTTCTCCGTGCCGGCCCAGGAGTACGACCTGGACCCGGTCGTGGTCGCGGCGCTCGACAAGCTGCTGATCCTGCACGCGGACCACGAGCAGAACTGCTCCACCTCCACCGTGCGTCTGGTCGGCTCCTCGCAGGCGAACATGTTCGCCTCGATCTCCGCCGGTATCTCGGCCCTGTGGGGTCCGCTGCACGGTGGCGCCAACCAGTCGGTTCTGGAGATGCTGGAAGGCATCAAGAACGACGGCGGCGACGTCGATGCCTTCATCCGCAAGGTGAAGAACAAGGAAGACGGCGTCCGCCTGATGGGCTTCGGGCACCGCGTCTACAAGAGCTTCGACCCCCGGGCGAAGATCATCAAGGCTGCGGCGCACGACGTGCTCTCCTCGCTCGGCAAGAGCGACGAGCTGCTCGACATCGCGCTCAAGCTGGAGGAGCACGCGCTGGCGGACGAGTACTTCGTCTCCCGCAACCTCTACCCGAACGTGGACTTCTACACCGGTCTGATCTACCGGGCCATGGGCTTCCCGACCGAGATGTTCACCGTGCTCTTCGCGCTCGGCCGGCTCCCCGGCTGGATCGCCCAGTGGCACGAGATGATCAAGGAGCCGGGATCCCGCATCGGGCGCCCGCGCCAGATCTACACGGGCGAGGTCCTGCGCGACTTCGTTCCGGTCGAGGCCCGCTGA
- a CDS encoding sugar phosphate isomerase/epimerase family protein: MTSSPPALTRIRIGSAPDSWGVWFPDDPRQTPWERFLDEVADAGYEWIELGPYGYLPTDPARLAEETAKRGLRVSAGTVFTGLHHGPAVWEDTWEHVSRIAALTRAMGAAHLVVIPSFWRDDKTGEVLEDRTLTPDQWRELASQTERLGREVRDRYGLRIVVHPHADTHIDTPQNVARFLDATDPDLVSLCLDTGHYAYCGGDSVQAVETFAERIGYLHLKQVDPRILAEVVAQGLPFGPAVGRGVMCEPPSGVPALEPVLAAAQRLGVDLFAIVEQDMYPCPPDRPLPIARRTRAYLRSCGAR; encoded by the coding sequence ATGACGTCCTCCCCGCCCGCGTTGACCCGTATCCGCATCGGTTCGGCTCCGGACTCCTGGGGTGTCTGGTTCCCCGACGACCCCCGGCAGACCCCCTGGGAACGCTTCCTCGACGAGGTGGCCGACGCCGGGTACGAGTGGATCGAACTCGGCCCCTACGGCTACCTGCCCACGGATCCCGCCCGACTCGCCGAGGAAACGGCCAAACGCGGACTGCGCGTCTCGGCCGGAACCGTCTTCACCGGACTCCATCACGGGCCCGCCGTGTGGGAGGACACCTGGGAGCACGTGTCGCGGATCGCCGCGCTCACCCGGGCGATGGGCGCGGCCCACCTCGTCGTCATCCCCTCCTTCTGGCGGGACGACAAGACGGGCGAGGTACTGGAGGACCGCACCCTCACCCCGGACCAATGGCGTGAACTGGCCTCCCAGACCGAGCGCCTGGGCCGGGAGGTGCGGGACCGGTACGGCCTGCGGATCGTCGTCCACCCGCACGCCGACACCCACATCGACACCCCGCAGAACGTGGCCCGCTTCCTCGACGCCACCGACCCGGACCTCGTCTCCCTGTGCCTGGACACCGGGCACTACGCGTACTGCGGCGGCGACAGCGTCCAGGCCGTCGAGACCTTCGCCGAGCGGATCGGCTACCTCCACCTCAAACAGGTCGACCCGCGGATCCTCGCCGAAGTCGTCGCACAGGGGCTGCCCTTCGGCCCGGCGGTGGGCCGCGGGGTGATGTGCGAGCCGCCCTCGGGGGTGCCCGCGCTGGAACCCGTGCTGGCGGCGGCCCAGCGTCTGGGCGTGGACCTGTTCGCCATCGTGGAGCAGGACATGTACCCCTGTCCGCCCGACCGGCCGCTGCCGATCGCCCGGCGCACCCGCGCCTACCTGCGCTCCTGCGGCGCCCGCTGA
- a CDS encoding Gfo/Idh/MocA family protein yields the protein MTSTLGIAVIGTGKMGSDHVRRIGRTVGGARVVAVADPDGDRVKEVAGALDGAAAYTDPAAAIAAPGVQAVLIASPGPAHEEAILHALERELPVLCEKPLTPDPAGALRVMEAEQRLGRRLVQVGFMRRHDAEYERLKELLDAGGIGRPLFLHCRHRNASSPSFFTSDMLISDSVVHEVDAARWLLGQEITAVSVLSPRPTAAAPEGLSDPRLVLLETSGGAVVDVEIFVNCGFGYQVQCEAVGEAGSARIGDGHAMVVQSAGRWGGEIAQDFTVRFADAYDRQLRRWVAAAVRGRVAGPDAWDGYAAAAVSEAGLAAARSGVRTVVELTERPPLYR from the coding sequence ATGACCAGCACGCTCGGCATCGCCGTCATCGGCACCGGGAAGATGGGTTCGGACCACGTGCGCCGGATCGGGCGGACCGTCGGCGGCGCCCGGGTGGTGGCCGTGGCCGATCCGGACGGGGACCGGGTCAAGGAGGTCGCGGGCGCCCTGGACGGCGCGGCCGCGTACACCGACCCGGCGGCGGCGATAGCCGCGCCCGGGGTGCAGGCCGTACTGATCGCCTCCCCGGGGCCCGCGCACGAGGAGGCGATCCTGCACGCCCTGGAGCGCGAGCTGCCGGTGCTGTGCGAGAAGCCGCTGACGCCGGACCCGGCGGGCGCCCTGCGCGTCATGGAGGCCGAGCAGCGGCTGGGGCGACGCCTGGTGCAGGTGGGGTTCATGCGGCGGCACGACGCCGAGTACGAGCGACTGAAGGAGCTCCTGGACGCGGGCGGGATCGGGCGCCCGCTCTTCCTGCACTGCCGGCACCGCAACGCCTCCTCGCCGTCCTTCTTCACCAGCGACATGCTGATCAGCGACTCGGTGGTGCACGAGGTGGACGCGGCCCGCTGGCTGCTGGGGCAGGAGATCACCGCCGTCAGCGTGCTCTCCCCCCGGCCCACGGCGGCCGCCCCCGAGGGGCTGAGCGATCCCCGGCTGGTCCTGCTGGAGACCTCCGGCGGGGCCGTCGTCGACGTGGAGATCTTCGTCAACTGCGGTTTCGGCTACCAGGTGCAGTGCGAGGCGGTCGGCGAGGCGGGCAGTGCCCGGATCGGCGACGGCCACGCGATGGTGGTGCAGTCGGCGGGCCGGTGGGGCGGCGAGATCGCCCAGGACTTCACGGTGCGCTTCGCCGACGCCTACGACCGGCAGCTGCGCCGCTGGGTGGCCGCGGCCGTGCGCGGCCGGGTCGCGGGGCCCGACGCGTGGGACGGCTACGCGGCCGCGGCCGTCTCCGAGGCGGGCCTCGCGGCCGCGCGCAGCGGCGTACGGACCGTCGTGGAGCTGACGGAACGGCCGCCGCTGTACCGCTGA
- the iolC gene encoding 5-dehydro-2-deoxygluconokinase produces the protein MGGLTVTGTGDPFAFDLITMGRIGVDLYPLTTGVPLAEAETFGKFLGGSAANVAVAAARLGRRVALITRTGADPFGGYLRSELRGFGVDDRWATEVAGLPTPVTFCEIFPPDRFPLYFYRLPKAPDLEIAPDELDLEAVRAARVFWMTGTGLSEEPSRAATLAALEARGRSGTTVFDLDWRPMLWREKPGPYYERALEWATVAVGNPEECEIATGESEPYAAARALLAAGVELAVVKRGPEGVLAVHRDGTVVEVPPVPVQVVNGLGAGDAFGGALCHGLLAGWELGRAVRYANAAGAIVASRLACSSAMPFSHEVEEVVGRAGGV, from the coding sequence GTGGGAGGACTGACTGTGACCGGCACCGGCGATCCGTTCGCGTTCGACCTGATCACGATGGGCCGGATCGGGGTGGATCTCTACCCGCTGACGACCGGCGTACCACTGGCCGAGGCCGAGACCTTCGGCAAGTTCCTGGGCGGTTCCGCTGCGAACGTGGCCGTCGCCGCGGCCCGGCTGGGGCGGCGGGTGGCGCTGATCACCCGGACCGGAGCGGACCCCTTCGGCGGGTATCTCCGCTCCGAGCTGCGGGGGTTCGGCGTGGACGACCGGTGGGCGACCGAGGTCGCCGGCCTCCCCACGCCCGTCACCTTCTGCGAGATCTTCCCGCCGGACCGGTTCCCGCTGTACTTCTACCGGCTGCCGAAGGCACCGGACCTGGAGATCGCGCCGGACGAGCTGGACCTGGAGGCGGTACGGGCCGCGCGCGTGTTCTGGATGACGGGGACCGGCCTGAGCGAGGAGCCCTCGCGGGCGGCGACACTGGCGGCGCTGGAGGCGCGCGGCCGGTCGGGGACGACGGTGTTCGACCTGGACTGGCGGCCGATGCTGTGGCGGGAGAAACCGGGGCCGTACTACGAACGGGCGCTGGAGTGGGCCACGGTGGCCGTCGGCAACCCGGAGGAGTGCGAGATCGCGACGGGGGAGTCGGAGCCGTACGCGGCGGCGCGGGCGCTGCTCGCCGCGGGAGTGGAACTGGCGGTGGTCAAACGGGGGCCGGAGGGCGTGCTGGCGGTCCACCGCGACGGGACGGTGGTCGAGGTCCCGCCGGTTCCCGTCCAGGTGGTGAACGGGCTCGGGGCGGGAGACGCGTTCGGGGGCGCGCTGTGCCACGGGTTGTTGGCGGGGTGGGAGCTGGGCCGTGCCGTGCGGTACGCGAACGCGGCGGGGGCCATTGTCGCTTCGCGGCTGGCGTGTTCGAGCGCGATGCCGTTCTCTCACGAGGTGGAGGAGGTGGTCGGGCGTGCCGGTGGTGTCTGA
- a CDS encoding heavy metal translocating P-type ATPase, which translates to MTSTVHDGPITAVELSIGGMTCASCAARIEKKLNRMDGVEATVNYATEKAHVSYSGDVRIADLIATVVKTGYTAEEPPPPAPEPVEEARAEAPDPALAALRQRLLVSVALALPVVLFAMVPALQFDNWQWLSLTLAAPVVVWGGLPFHKAAWTNARHGAATMDTLVSVGTLAAFAWSLWALFFGHAGMPGMRHGFALFTVQGGSVSRTDGSSALYLEVAAGVVSFILLGRYLEARSKRKAGAALKALLELGAKDVVVLRAGREVRIPVSALAVGDRFVVRPGEKIATDGTVVEGSSAVDASMLTGESVPVEVSVGDSVTGATVNASGRLVVEATRIGSDTQLARMARLVEDAQNGKAEVQRLADRISGIFVPVVLVLALGTWVGWLLITDDATAAFTAAVAVLIIACPCALGLATPTALMVGTGRGAQLGILIKGPEVLESTRRVDTVVLDKTGTVTTGRMSLAGVVTAEGVEERELLRLAGSLEHASEHPIARAVATAAADRAGALPVPEGFVNVAGLGVQGVVDGHAVLVGREQLLADWSITLPAGLAGAKAAAEAAGSTAVLVAWDGAARGVLIVADAVKETSAEAVARLRALGLTPVLLTGDNRAVAETVAREVGIDEVIAEVLPQDKVDVVRRLQAQGRTVAMVGDGVNDAAALAQADLGLAMGTGTDAAIEAGDLTLVRGDLRVAADAIRLSRRTLATIKGNLFWAFGYNVAALPLAAAGLLNPMIAGAAMAFSSVFVVTNSLRLRSFR; encoded by the coding sequence ATGACCAGCACAGTGCACGACGGACCGATAACGGCGGTCGAACTCTCGATCGGCGGGATGACCTGCGCCTCCTGCGCGGCCCGCATCGAGAAGAAGCTCAACCGGATGGACGGCGTCGAGGCCACGGTGAACTACGCCACCGAGAAGGCCCACGTCTCCTACTCCGGTGACGTCCGGATCGCGGACCTGATCGCGACCGTCGTCAAGACCGGCTACACCGCCGAGGAGCCCCCGCCGCCGGCCCCGGAGCCCGTCGAGGAGGCGCGGGCCGAGGCCCCCGACCCGGCGCTGGCCGCGCTGCGGCAGCGGCTGCTGGTCTCCGTCGCGCTCGCCCTGCCCGTCGTCCTGTTCGCGATGGTCCCCGCCCTGCAGTTCGACAACTGGCAGTGGCTCTCGCTGACCCTCGCCGCCCCCGTGGTCGTCTGGGGCGGCCTCCCCTTCCACAAGGCCGCATGGACCAACGCCCGGCACGGCGCCGCCACCATGGACACCCTGGTCTCGGTCGGCACGCTGGCCGCCTTCGCCTGGTCGCTGTGGGCCCTGTTCTTCGGCCACGCGGGCATGCCCGGTATGCGGCACGGCTTTGCCCTCTTCACAGTTCAGGGGGGCAGTGTCTCCCGCACGGACGGCTCCTCCGCCCTCTACCTGGAGGTCGCGGCGGGCGTCGTCTCGTTCATCCTGCTCGGCCGCTACCTGGAGGCGCGCTCCAAGCGGAAGGCGGGCGCGGCCCTCAAGGCCCTGCTGGAGCTGGGCGCGAAGGACGTCGTCGTGCTGCGCGCGGGCCGGGAGGTCCGCATCCCGGTGAGCGCGCTCGCGGTCGGCGACCGGTTCGTCGTCCGGCCCGGCGAGAAGATCGCCACCGACGGCACGGTCGTCGAGGGCAGCTCCGCCGTGGACGCCTCCATGCTGACCGGCGAGTCCGTCCCGGTCGAGGTGTCCGTCGGCGACTCCGTCACCGGCGCCACCGTCAACGCGTCGGGGCGCCTGGTCGTCGAGGCCACCCGGATCGGCTCCGACACCCAGCTCGCCCGGATGGCCCGGCTGGTGGAGGACGCGCAGAACGGCAAGGCCGAGGTGCAGCGCCTCGCCGACCGGATCTCCGGGATCTTCGTCCCCGTCGTGCTGGTGCTGGCGCTCGGCACCTGGGTCGGCTGGCTGCTGATCACCGACGACGCCACCGCCGCCTTCACCGCCGCCGTGGCCGTCCTGATCATCGCCTGCCCGTGCGCCCTGGGCCTGGCCACCCCGACCGCGCTGATGGTCGGCACCGGGCGGGGCGCGCAGCTCGGCATCCTGATCAAGGGCCCCGAGGTGCTGGAGTCCACCCGCCGCGTGGACACCGTCGTCCTGGACAAGACCGGCACCGTCACCACCGGCCGGATGAGCCTCGCCGGCGTGGTCACCGCCGAGGGTGTCGAAGAGCGCGAACTGCTGCGCCTGGCCGGATCCCTGGAGCACGCCTCCGAGCACCCGATCGCGCGGGCCGTCGCCACCGCGGCGGCCGACCGGGCGGGCGCCCTGCCGGTCCCGGAGGGCTTCGTGAACGTCGCCGGGCTGGGCGTGCAGGGCGTGGTCGACGGACATGCCGTACTGGTGGGCCGCGAGCAGCTGCTGGCCGACTGGTCGATCACCCTGCCGGCCGGGCTCGCCGGGGCCAAGGCGGCCGCCGAGGCCGCGGGCTCCACCGCCGTCCTGGTGGCCTGGGACGGCGCGGCGCGCGGCGTGCTGATCGTCGCCGACGCGGTCAAGGAGACCAGCGCCGAGGCGGTCGCCCGGCTGCGGGCGCTGGGCCTCACCCCGGTCCTGCTGACCGGCGACAACCGGGCCGTCGCCGAGACGGTGGCCCGCGAGGTGGGCATCGACGAGGTGATCGCCGAGGTGCTCCCGCAGGACAAGGTCGACGTCGTACGCCGCCTGCAGGCGCAGGGCCGTACGGTCGCCATGGTCGGCGACGGGGTCAACGACGCGGCCGCGCTGGCCCAGGCGGACCTGGGGCTGGCCATGGGCACCGGCACCGACGCGGCGATCGAGGCGGGCGACCTGACCCTCGTACGGGGCGACCTGCGGGTGGCGGCGGACGCGATCCGGCTCTCCCGCCGGACCCTGGCCACCATCAAGGGCAACCTGTTCTGGGCCTTCGGCTACAACGTGGCGGCCCTGCCGCTGGCGGCCGCCGGTCTGCTCAACCCGATGATCGCTGGGGCCGCCATGGCCTTCTCCTCGGTGTTCGTGGTGACCAACAGCCTGCGGTTGCGCTCCTTCCGGTAG